Part of the Deferrivibrio essentukiensis genome is shown below.
CTTTTCAGAAGTAAATGCTGTCTTTGTAAAACCAACCTATTAGTTTTACAAAAGGCAGTTTTGTTGTAGTGGCACTTCTTATATTATAATAATACCTTATAAGATTCGTTTTATCAAGTTAAATAGCTCGTGAATTTCAAAAGGTTTTTCCAGGACTTCTATTCCACCTAACTGGTAAACAGATAACATATTATCAATACTGGAATAAGCAGTAATCACAATAACAGGGGTGTCGCACTCCATACTTTTTAGTCTGCTCAAAAGCTTCATCCCGTCCATAAAAGGCATCATCAAATCAGTAATTATCAAATCATAGTGCTCTGAAATAGCTTTTTCGAAGCCTTCTTCACCATTTTCTGCAACACTGACTTCATACCCTTCAGACGAAAGAATTTTAGTGAGCCCTTCTCTGCTGAAATGGTCATCTTCGATTACTAAAATTTTCAAAATAACCACCAATGTTTTATTTGTATTTAAAAATTATCCAAGCTGCCAAAGAGCTGCTTAAAATTGTTTTCTAATTTTTCTGCTAAAATGTCTATTTTAGTATTTGTTAGTTTTGATAAGGTGTAGGCTGTGTATATCACAAATGAAGGATCATTTTTTACCCCTCTGAAAGGAATAGGGGTAAGGTATGGACAATCTGTTTCGATAAATACCCTATCTATTGGGACATATTTAACAGTGTCCCTTAAATCATCGGCTTTTGAGTAAGTTAAAGGGCCTGCATAAGATATGTAAAATCCTCTGTCAAGTGCCCATTTTAAGAGTGTTTTGTCACCGCTGAAACAGTGAATTATCCCACCGTAAAAATTATCTTTAATAATATTATGAAGGATATTTATTATATCCTTAGATGCATCACGGTTATGTATTACTATTGGCTTTTTATGGTATAAGGCAATGTCAGTAAATGTAAGGAGAGTGCTAATTTGCTTATCTTTTGGCGAAAGGTTTCTAAAATAATCAAGCCCTATCT
Proteins encoded:
- a CDS encoding response regulator transcription factor — translated: MVILKILVIEDDHFSREGLTKILSSEGYEVSVAENGEEGFEKAISEHYDLIITDLMMPFMDGMKLLSRLKSMECDTPVIVITAYSSIDNMLSVYQLGGIEVLEKPFEIHELFNLIKRIL
- a CDS encoding TatD family hydrolase, whose product is MILKKNTQEFENFIKEINQLKEHGLFFTDTHAHIHFDELKSGYFLEDCITNSVKRIITVGIDLKDSQNAYEFAIKHKGVYATCGVHPHDSENFSVAQIEGFENLLKSEKVIAVGEIGLDYFRNLSPKDKQISTLLTFTDIALYHKKPIVIHNRDASKDIINILHNIIKDNFYGGIIHCFSGDKTLLKWALDRGFYISYAGPLTYSKADDLRDTVKYVPIDRVFIETDCPYLTPIPFRGVKNDPSFVIYTAYTLSKLTNTKIDILAEKLENNFKQLFGSLDNF